The genomic segment CATGGCAATGGGCAGAGAGGAGGTTCCACCTCACCATGGGGATGGAgggataaaataatattaagacTTGCTTCAACAAATGTAGATAGAATGAATGTgggtaagtaaaggaaaagggtACTAGAAAGTGTTTGAAAGGGTAGAACAGATATAGCAGGAGTGCAAGAGACACTTGAATAGTTCTGAAAGGAAATAAGTGAGATGTGGGAGGGAGCTGAAAGAGGAGTGGTGTGGTGCTGAGAGTAGCAAGGGTAAAGAAAAAGGATGGGAACTCATTATGGATAGAGGATGGAGTGAGCAGTGGGTGGATAGGGAAGCCCTTTCGGGCATTCTTATAAATTTATGGTGTAGGAATGAAGTTAGTGAAAAGAATAAGGATGCAAGTGTTCAtgtgagggtggaggaagaaCTTGGAGAcagagtatgagagagagagagagagagagagagagagagagagagagagagagagagagagagagagagagagagagagagagagagagagagagagagagagagagagagagagagagagagagagagagagagagagagagagactgcctagCAAGAGGATTTAGGATTGAAGTACATAATATATCCTGTATTAtgtaacacataaataaataattcagtaCTTACTTTGCTAAACCAATGAAAGGGAAAATGGCAACATAATACGCAACACAGATGACTGAGATCAACCAAAATGATGCTGGAAAAGTTAAAATGTCTGATAGCTTGATTTTTTCCCCAGATTTTGCTGCATCAAGATGCAGAGCCTCGGAGCGTTTCTTGTCAAGCACACCCAAAATCAGTGCACATccaagagagaaaacacaagtGATaccagctggaaaaaaaaaaaaaacattcacaaacTCTGTACAAAGTATTACTCTGAATTTCTTCCATATTACAGGTAATTATCATTTCTACACGTTTGGACTCATGGTAAAGCTTAAAAGCCAGTCACTAATAATGATGAATGACATTCAAATATATGCAGACACAATCAAAGAGGTAACCAATGCCTTTAAATCACTTCATCACcattaaatgataaaataactcttttatgtaagagtttGACATATTTCATAGTTACTTTTACACAGGTATGTACTTGATGTTTTTTTGTATCCTATACCTACAGAATATGATTATACTACCAATCTGAGAAATACATAccgaataataatgaataaccAAGTGCTTGGTAACCTTCCGAGAATGTCTGCACCCACTCATATAATGGCACCATAGACAGAAAGTTGACAGTTGATCCCACTCTAGCCATACTTAATTGAAGGCCAAACACCGTGTTGAGTTCTTTCCCCTTAAACCAACTGACTGTGTAGGTGTTTTGGGCAACAGCCAAAGATTCTCCACCAATactgaagagaaaagaggtaaAAATTTTCACAATCACATTTTAGAAATATAAACAAGGATATTCCACTCCATTCTGTTTCAGCACTACACTGACATTCCCTACATTAACATTCATCTCCTTCATACGGCTATCTGTAAAAATACATTTCCTTTATACAACCATCCATACAAATCACTACCTTACTTACCCAAATATGAATCTTCCAACCTGCATTAACCAAAACTGGTTAACAAGTGCACCAAGAGCATAAACAAATTGTCCACCAGTAACAATGGTTGAGAATATTATTGTTCCCCACCTTATAccaaaaactctgaaaaaaaaataacaataataaaatgcaGTTTCTACTACTAAGTAAAGATCATAGTATTGTTACTTAAACAATCAGACAATTTTATAGCACATTAGACACTCAGAAACACAAATTTGCCAAATGCAAGGCAAACTCTGGATTAACAGAAGACTTACCTGTCAATAAGAAATCCTCCAATAAAACACAGTACTACATTAGGCCaggaataaagggaataaagacTAGCAAACTGCACAGTGTCTACTTTCATTTCATCCTTTATGTAATCTTGGAGGGACCCAGGAGTGTCAAAACAGAAGTAAGAACCTGAAACAGATAGACAACTATGATGTTCACAAGCACACACTTCCTCTTATGATTATAACTAAAACAGAGAATAAACTAAAATCATATCTTAGATTCTAGACCTATGACAGGTTTATATATGTAGTGATGATAACTGATTAAAAACTAATCAgtactttcattcattcatcccttttactgataaactctttctgtgtttcctccttcctgtgacaaAACTGTTTCAAAAGAAGAGTACCAAGATACCTCCGAAACTAAACTTACCATCTCTCTTAGTTTTACCACTGCTTCTATTTGGAATGGCACTATGACAGCAGttcttattttttcagtttttttcactCATGACTGGTCTCCCTGACACATTAAAACCACTACATAATAAAGATGATGGGtggaaaatgtgagaaaattaTAACTGCAGAAAGTCAACTGTGCCTGACCTGTACATGGACAAATAACATGTCCTATTTCTTAAGGTTTTATGATTTTAAAGAGACTGTCCAAAAGAGGAGGCGATGAGactcaaaatataatttttctaAGAAAAATGTGGGGCATTGCTACACCATCCGATAAGACTCTTACAAAGTTGAATAGTTATATTCATGATATGTGTACAGTTATTGCCTGAAATATGAACctcactgttatttttttgtcttgcaTGATACTACATATTCACATACCAGTCTTTCTCTGTTGTgaaaaaactgcaaaaattttaataaaaattgttcaaaatatacctctatCCAGCAACCTAGATTTTTGTGAACCACCATGTAAATTTTAGTGAGCCTCATGGCTCTAAAGAGAGTGGAGTTTTTTTCAATGTCCCATCCACACTCTCCCCCCCCACTACCTTGCAAGCTGCTGGCATACTACAATCACACTgaaggtaccaaaatgcctaAATCATTGAGACAAAAAAGACAACTTTCTCTTGCAAGAGATGTGTTGAAAAAATGGAGAGCAGAAATGAGTATTGTGACATCATACAAGCCAAATCTCTCATCAGACCTCACACATCTGCTGATCACCATGACATGCTATCACTCTgagaatcagaaatttttgctCCTCTACTGCTCAAGAGCATAATTCATCAAGATTTGACATATAAGCATAATTATTAGAACAAACTGATGAGTCTgacagtgaaaataaaatacttataaCAAGCAGAGACTGAAAACTTGTATTCTTAAGCTGTTTGCAGAGAACGAGTGTTAACTGCATATCCTATCTACCAAATATATTTTAAACAACAATAAGAATGGAATGAgtatttgtattttatattgGAATTAACAGTAGTTCAGTGTAATTATATCTGGACTGGTAGGAATCTGAAGCATTTGTAGTTGTTTATCTGAATAATCAGCTCTTGTGTTTGTTCTATCCCTGGTGGTACTGTagtactttttactttttttttttcaaaattgtattaatttttcttgAAAATCTTTCCccatgtttgttttctttatcttcctcttttattttattttatctatttatttatttttaatatgtGACTATAATCAGCACAGTACAAGGAAACAatatataataagaaaagaataaaatagaaaaatcaaagaGCAAGCTTACCAAAACCAAGAAAGCACATGAAAAACAAAGCAATGAATCTAAAAGGGCCCCATTCTGGATTGCAGCAATATGTTGCCCCACATCCACTGATCTCTTCTTCATGACCCTGCAAAGAAAAATACTAACATAATTCTGCACAGCTCAATGTGTGAAGTGCACATGTATCAGTGATTagtatatggaaaaattattaaaattatatcaCATGTATACTGAATAAACTTCATCAATAAACAAGGCAAAATTGCATAAACAAAATGTAATTAATATTGCTGGCGTGACAGGCCCATCTTTACTCCCAACTCTGATCCCATAAATGTGTTACACTGAATGACTAGGCAAATCAGCAGCTGAAGAAAATAGATCAGAAATCAAATGAGGGGCATGGACTAATTGATCATGACGGGGTATCACGCTCTCCATAACTTTATATATTGTGTTGGAAAATAAGCAATGCCACTGCTATCAAGACGCCTTCCTACCCACACGTGACTGATTAACATGTGACTGTTTAACACTTCTCTGTCCCACAACACTCACCTCTGCATCATTACTATGCGGCTCCACTGTGCCACTAATTACGTCAACCGAGGGCACCTGCtgactgttgtcatcagcatcGCTCTGAACGGAACTTTCAACCATTTTCGAGAGAGTACGTGCGTGAGGAACAAACCCACACTATCACAGACATGCACCAGCCAACTGAGCTGATAacgcccctcctcctcacagctGATTgctcgcttcttcttcttcttgtaaccGGTTCTGGCagtgtcgctttttttttattgtcctcTCAAGTTCTGTCAGATCTCATGCTGAAATCTAAGACCTAATTTGCCAATAATGAATCAAGAACCTTTTCATACATTTGGTCACTTTTTTCTACCTCCATATAATCTCAGTACAGCACAAATTCCTCCATCCACTGGGGCTGAACTCTGAAAGTTGCATCATCATACAGTGACAACCTAGCCGTCAACACAGTGTCCGAACTCTTGAATGTAACACACTTGAGGAATACTTAGGATAACTATGCACTTAAAAATGGCGAAATATACATGCACATATAGTAAAAACTAATGATATATGCACTTAggcatgtactcgtatataatGAAATTAATATTTACTGTCTGCAATAATAATAGCTTAATTACCCTAGATCCATTAATGTTTGGCTCATACTACattcagaaatatatatatatatatatatatatatatatatatatatatatatatatatatatatatatatatatatatatatatatatatatatatatatatatatatattttttttttttttttttatatatatataactcgctctgtttccttctctcctatctcCATGTAGTCTCTTATGAGAACAAATAGGTGATGGTAGAGAAGCTTCTGCTGCTAGTAGGAGACATTTCTGAGGCATATAGATGTTTGCGGTGAGATAGATGTGTGAGGGAGTGGCAAGGTTGGTGAATGGCATACCTGGCCACTCTCGTGACTTACCACATCATCGGGTGGGGTGGCATTTGGGTAGTGGTGGAACCAAAATCTAAATAATTTGGAAGCCACTTCCCTGCGACTCGGCAGTGCTGCAGAGTCGCGCCACGAAACCGCCCGTGTGAAAGGGCCCTTattgaaacaaaataactaatatctatgttttcttttccctttagtGTTGCGACCATATACTTtatgccttctttctttccatggaCTTTTACTACAGTTTTCACATTCGCATGTGAAGGCTGGGTATGTTTTACTGGTGCAGCGATCAAAGCTGTATTTATACTAAGGTTATTCAATGAAAATGCTGTCAATTAACTAACttctttaattattattgtaTGACATAATTCGTATTACGTTGATGGGTAGGATGATATgatgacttgagagagagagagagagagagagagagagagagagaggaatggggtGAAATGGTGGCAGTGAGGTGAGACACATGGGAGTGGGCACTGGATCACGCCACTCGATCAGATGGTAAGTATTACAAGGATGACCATTCCACATATTTACATCAACCTGTTGGTGACTACAAGTATTAATGTATTTCATTGAGCATACATGGTTTATAAGGGCAGAAAATTATTTTAACTTAATGAGAAGCAGTTGAGAGACAGTGCAGCATATAATTAAATGTGCATACAAAGatgctttcttgttttgttttgtaagtCCTTAATTTAAGTATTGCACTGTCTAGCTTTACAATGATAAATTTTAcaatttctttccattttactGGAAGCATATTTCAATAACCTTtatattagaataaaaaaaaaaattgcctgaTTTTTTATAATAATGAACCAATGGGCCAACAAGCTAGTTTGAGTTTGAGAATGCTTGCCTAGCCAACTAACATTGGCATGGTAGTAATACTTTGCAATCAAATTTTCCAAATTTTCTTTGCCacaaatttaaaaatttaaaatttaaaaatttaaaaataatcAGAGGAGTGATaaggtattatatatatatatatatatatatatatatatatatatatatatatatatatatatatatatatatatatatatatatatatatatatatatatatatatatatatatatatatatatatattgcactgATGCAGTGTAATACTGACATCAATATGAGACTTGAAAAGATAGTTGATCCTTCTACTTGCATAGTGCCAAATACACATTAGTTTATTGTGAGAaactacaaggcaaaataaTGTAATTCAGCATCACACTAAAATAATTCAGAAAATGGATGGTATTTCCTTCATGAAATTTATTTCTTAAAAGTATTCAGGATTCCTGTTACAATGATGCTGCAGATCCAGTCTGGGTTTAGCtgttaatctcttttttttgtcataagtTTCATAACATGACTACCTTTATATATTGTGACAACCTGTAGGATACCTGAGCAATACTAacatttattgagaaacaatatcCATTACTAATGTTGTACACAGGAATCCAGTAAGGTTTAAGGGGCTGACAGACTCTCAGCTAATTATTACTACATTATAATGCAATGGTGACAGTCACACTCACTCATAGCATCAGAGTCATGTAATAGTGAGTTATCAGATTGCAGTGCTGCATTCAGCATTAGATTTTTAGAAGAATGCATATGTCACTGTAATGCCACTTGACACTGTGTCTCAAGGCTTCTCATGAAAGtaaaagcaaaacacagcaatTGAAAGGGTACATACATAAGTGGAAGGGGTGGATGCAGGAATGACATCTAGAGGGAGGCACCATTGTAGGTTCTCCATGAGGAGCATTATCATAGGACCTTTTACATATATCATTATAATGTGTGTCTTCATTATATTGGGGTATGTTTTATGCTGGTAAGTTTATATGTTATGTGCTTgttatgggagggagaggaatacaCAATTacagatcataaaaaaaaaaaaaaaaaaaaaaaaaaaaaaaaaaaaaaaaaaaaaactagggaTAAATGACTAGTAAGGAGCCAGCTGTATTGGGGTAATGGATTTAATTCACAGTATTCATGGGATTAAAATTTTACCTTATTCCCAGAAAGCAGAACCTGCAAAAAAATGAATCTTCTGTAATTTATTGCTACTgatattttaaaatttacaaCCTTTCCCTATTTACTGTAATTCTGTCCCTCCATTCCTATAGGTATGTGAGATCTGTTCAAAAACTATCCAATTTAAAgctagaggaaaaaaaaagttcctcaTCCTTTGGGTTTCAACTCTCATCTTTAAAGCAGATTCCTTGTGACTCCACACAACTGATATAATTGCTCTTCCAATGATGTAAACATTATCCTGTTTTGGATGGATTACCCACAGCATTTCATTTACCTCTTGGCTCTCAAACTGAAACAATTTCATTGGAATTTTCAGTCAGGCAAGGTTCTTGTGAGTCTCATATGGTAAGGCTGCAGAAAATTACATATGCAAATTAATATTTGCCATTACACCTCGTACCATTCTCAACTCTCAGCTCCATCATATTTCTGAGAAAATAACATTGATAATGTTTGAACAGACCCTTCATGTAGATGCATCAGTTTTAAAGACTATGTAGTCTGAATGGGATCATTGACAAAATCAGAGTGCATAATTAGATGTTTGTCACTACAAAATTCCTCCAGTATTGACACAAACTACACACTATACTAGATTACAATAGAACAGAAAACCAACACTAAGGAATAAGTTAAGTAAGGAGATACAGTATTACCATAACCATTTTTAAGAAAGAATACATTAATTCATACATTAGACTGAGATTTACAGAATATTACCATAATCTTGAAAACTGCAAAGGTCAGAAATGTTCATTGATCTCATGGGTGATAAAATAATTAACATGAACAAAACCTACATAAAAATAGAGTTATGTTATtgaaattaaatgtaaaattCTTCATATAATTTTGTTCCAGagcaaaataaaattaatatgaaaacaataaaagcaccaatacaatatacaatatatatatatatatatatatatatatatatatatatatatatatatatatatatatatatatatatatatatatatatatatatatatatatatatatatgtgtgtgtgtgtgtgtgtgtgtgtgtgtgtgtgtgtgtgtgtgtagagagcaaaaacaaagataaacaaatgtATTATGTTTGAAACATAAGATCCAATGGAGTTTGTAGTGTGACCATTGAATATACAGCAGGGAAGTAAAATTAAATCTGCAAAAAGGGATTAAAGGGCACAACTGTCACAAAAAGACCATCATGGATAATACAACAAATTAGGATAAGACATACAGTGATCCCTTTCAAGACACATTTACTATAGCATATCCATGTATTGTTGTTTCCAAATACTATGTATGCCTCTTTTATCATTAATATCCATTACATAATTGTTCATGTATCAAGCCCAGAGCAAGGGATTTAATTGCTGcttatttttcacacacacacacacacacacacacacacacacacacacacacacacacacacacacacacacacacacacacacacacacacacacacacacacattacataatCTCTGAATTCTCACCAGGAGGATAAAAGTGATGACCACAAGTCCAGCACGTGATCTTCAACACTGTGATgaattacacacatacacacacacacacaaaacaaacttacattctttttcatttctttgtcttttccttccttctttttccaagcttgtttctttatttgcaAGATAAGTCatgtgtcgagagagagagagagagagagagagagagagagagagagagagagagagagagagagagagagagagagagagagagagagagagagagagagagagagagagagagagagagagagagagagagagagagagagagagagagagagagagagagagagagagagagagagagagagagagagagagagagagagagagagagagagagagagagagagagagagagagagagagagagagagttttgcagGGTTGTATCCATGCTGACTGACACCTTGTGCACAGACTCACAAATCTCATGTGAAAGAGGTCATTCATATCAGATTCTgtcttttaaaaattttttgcTGAAATCTGTCTCTTACATGGGACCACTGcaacataaaaataatacatcATGAAAAATCAAGATGGTCAGGACATGGAAGGATAAGGGATGGAACAAAAAGCTAACTGCCAAGACCCCCAAAAGAAACACTATAGCCATAAAGCTTTCCCAGGCCAGTGTTGTTAGTGCTCCTCTCCCTTTGATCAGCTGTCTCACTGATAGTTAGGTTTGTCCTATAGAAAATTTCCACAGAAAATTTCCACATGATCCAATctagtattttttcttattctttttatttaacattgtacacattaataacatttcttCATGGGTAAAAGGTTCTTGACTGAGGAAGGCAACATTATTATTGGTCCAGTATGTTGCCTCTCCCAGTGCCCCTAAGAAATGCTTTCATTCTTATGACATCCTTTCACCTTTTGTAACTCAAAGTGCAAAATTAGATCATTCATGACACTTTGTGGGAGTCTGTAAGGACTTCTTAGGCTTGATAATCCTGGCCCTGATTTGCAAAGGCACTGCAGTCAACTACTGCTTGCCAGATGTCTCAAGATTCATAGTCTCACCTTTGTGAATCATTACAAGAGTGAGATAACTGGATGGAAGGAATAAACACTGCACAAacccaacacaaaaacaaagaagtatGAAAGGGCAGGTTTATGAAAAAGACAATATGCATGGAATCCCTCAATGACCAATGGAGTCAGGAGGAAAATGCAACACAGACTAAGTTTCTTCCTTGTGTCCTTGTTACATAGTAATTAGTTACAGCAACGTTAGTGTTCATTACGTGTTCTACAGCAGGTGTTAATGGCCTTTATTCTGAAACTCCTCTACAGCAGTACTAACTAAACCTGTATTGTACTGTGAAACATTGAGCATTTGGTTACTGGCTATAATAACTAATGGACTACGTCTTTTATTTTTGGCGGCAACTCAGAGCTGccatgaaggaaagggagcCAACCTAATGGATGCAAAGTGTCattgatgattattattagAGCTGTCCTCACTCTCACcatcactttcctcctcactctcctcttcatcactttcttcctcactctcttcctcatattcttcactctcttcctcatactcctcactctcctcctcctcctcttcctcctcactctcttcctcatactcctcactctcttcttcctcctcatcctcactctcttcctcacacacctcactctcttcctcttcctcctcttcttcactcttttcctcctcttcttcactctcttcctcctcctcctcctcctcctcctcctcctcctcctcctcctcctcctcctcctcctcctcctcctcctcctcctcctcctcctcctcctcctcctcctcctcctcttccaccaccacctcttcctcttcactctcttcatcaccctcctcttcactctcttcctcatcctcctcttcactctcttcctcatcctcttcctctttctcttttttatcctccttttcactctttttctcactctcctccttacTATTCTTTTGCTCCTTGTTGTCTGACTCACTTTCTGTTTCCTCACAGttaggtgatggtgatgatgaccgtgatgctgatgctgatgatgatggcgatgaggaggaagatgaggaacactcttctctcatcttttctagCTTCGTTCTAAAAAGATTGAGGTCGAGGTTTGCCAGATGTTGCAAGAAACCATTGTTTGGACGAATCTCACGCTCtggaagatgaaggaatatTTGCATTTCAGTGTATGTAGGATAATCTGGTTGGTTATTCCCTGTTTCTTATAGgaaagtatgttttttttctttttatcttgattTTAGCTTTTCAATAAAATTGTTACCTATTAAGAAATAATTGTAAGCCAAGTCAATTTGTTATGGTATATCTGTACATATATTTGTAGCTTTCTTGGCAAGTAGactatgaattattattattaatagtttattttttactctgaAGTATTGactgatatgaaaaataaacagggGTACATCATGATCTTCATTGCTGTAACAGCACTGACACTTCATGTCATAGATTGGAAGCTCTCAgcttatacatacatacagtcacATTTCAAAGCATTCCTTTATATCTTAGTATAGAAAAACCATTAAAGCAAAGTAACAGGGTATATAGTCAACACTTCACTTAGTCTTGccctttcatttttccatcATTGCCTACCTGACACATTACAGCTTTAAGTTACCCAGTATAATATATccctgcaataaaaaaaaagtgcaatgagaaagggaatggaaaaaagtGGATATCCAAGACTTGAGCTAACTACAGGAGAAAATCTATAATACAAGTAGTTAAGTTCCTCTAATAGTGCTTGCATAATGAGTTTTTGTATAGTGAAATGAAGAATGCACGGAAAAATTAAGGATGCACTCAAACAATCCAAAAATTTCCAAgaaaacatgaggaaaacagAAGCAAACTTAGGAAAGACCAGTTTCTCACATTAAGGGGACTTACTTTTCCTGAGCATGGTGAGAGCATTAGCAGCTGTCATTCCTCGACACATCATGAGGAAAGCTGCTACAATGGCAGCTGAACGTGACCGCCCCTGTCGGCAATGTACCAACACCTTGCCtgcatgcaaaaataatggGTCACTGAGGAATTAGTCATGCAGTTTTGAAAATCATCAATAATTGAAAGCAATCATTTCATGCAAATTTCAAAGCTCCTAAATTCAAAactattctgaaatgctttaaaattttaaaaatcttCACTAAGGACAGATGAAATTCATGATGTCATTAGACTATTGCATGCCACTCACAAGGAAGCTCATGTGCAAAAGTAGCAGTCATTAAATATTTTCAAAGCTGGAGTCACAGTAATTTAAGAAGTTTGGTTCTATTAACAGCAGCAGTTTCCCATACAAAGAAATGAAGAACCCAGAGATTAATGAGTTATGTTTCTGGCAACCAAAACATTTGCATCCAAATATAGATATATAACATACCTGATCATTTATCACTTTTTGTACTAGCAATGGTGACCACTCATTGGGGATACAAGAGCAGACAGAGCAGATGAGGCACAGGGATCATTTGCCACCCATCTGGGTGCCATTTAGGAAAAGTGTCACCATGACCAGACACTATCTTGCAAAAAATGAGGTCACAACACTTCTACCAGCTGGTAAGTGAGGAAAGTTGCCTTCAGTTATTCAACAATAAACAGTGATCTCAAAAGAAATCTaaatataaaacacaaaacaatctACATACACAAGAATGTGAGTGTAGATTCATCTTTGGTATACATTACCTTGTTGATGATAGGGAGCTATCACACATACAGCAGGCACACAGCCCACTGCACATACCACTAATGCACTCATCTTCAGTGTTTGCAGAGCTGGCGATGTGAGTGCACCAACTGCTGACCATTCGTATGATCCATAATTcccattttattattaatttatttttaagttccaCAGCTCTACTCCTGATCATCATGGTGGGACACCAGAAGCTTACAAGTGAAGAAGGAGCTCATCTCTTGAATTGGTCAGAATAAATATTTTCTGTGATACTTGTGTCTCAAGCTACAAGTGACACATTCACAGTCATACATGGCATTAATAAATCAACATCTGGTCTCCCTCCACCTACTGAGTGATGTGTCACCACCACTCATTACTCACTTGGACTGCTAAACTATGTCTTAGATGTACATATGTAATGATACATATAGATATTAATTAATTGTCATTAAAGTGAACAAAAGCTGATTCTCATACTTTTTAGTATATGACATTTTTTAACCTGggggtaaaaacaaaaaaaacaaatctgtATTTTCTATGCAAAACTAATTTTGTCTCAGATGTGCAGCATCACATGATAATCTCACCTCAGGCCCACATTCCCTTTGACTATCACTGCTTTCAACCTGTGACTTATGTCATTTGTAGAATATCCAGATCTCCAGAGTCAAGCAGTGACcatctttttttacttctataaGTGTTACTATCTATGTATTCATGTCATAA from the Scylla paramamosain isolate STU-SP2022 chromosome 5, ASM3559412v1, whole genome shotgun sequence genome contains:
- the LOC135100701 gene encoding major facilitator superfamily domain-containing protein 1-like isoform X2 translates to MVESSVQSDADDNSQQVPSVDVISGTVEPHSNDAEGHEEEISGCGATYCCNPEWGPFRFIALFFMCFLGFGSYFCFDTPGSLQDYIKDEMKVDTVQFASLYSLYSWPNVVLCFIGGFLIDRVFGIRWGTIIFSTIVTGGQFVYALGALVNQFWLMQVGRFIFGIGGESLAVAQNTYTVSWFKGKELNTVFGLQLSMARVGSTVNFLSMVPLYEWVQTFSEGYQALGYSLLFAGITCVFSLGCALILGVLDKKRSEALHLDAAKSGEKIKLSDILTFPASFWLISVICVAYYVAIFPFIGLAKVFFMRKYDLDATTANSVSSVVYLISAIASPILGNLVDRTGRNVTWVFMAVLVTLGCHAVLTFTFWSPFIPMSILGLAYSLLASALWPMVALIIPEHQLGTAYGIMQSVQNLGLAVISIVAGLIVDTSGYMMLEMFYMIWLCIALLSTVIVWLSDSAGNGKLNLSVSKRNNLEEDRESLLSS
- the LOC135100701 gene encoding major facilitator superfamily domain-containing protein 1-like isoform X1, translating into MVESSVQSDADDNSQQVPSVDVISGTVEPHSNDAEGHEEEISGCGATYCCNPEWGPFRFIALFFMCFLGFGSYFCFDTPGSLQDYIKDEMKVDTVQFASLYSLYSWPNVVLCFIGGFLIDRVFGIRWGTIIFSTIVTGGQFVYALGALVNQFWLMQVGRFIFGIGGESLAVAQNTYTVSWFKGKELNTVFGLQLSMARVGSTVNFLSMVPLYEWVQTFSEGYQALGYSLLFAGITCVFSLGCALILGVLDKKRSEALHLDAAKSGEKIKLSDILTFPASFWLISVICVAYYVAIFPFIGLAKVFFMRKYDLDATTANSVSSVVYLISAIASPILGNLVDRTGRNVTWVFMAVLVTLGCHAVLTFTFWSPFIPMSILGLAYSLLASALWPMVALIIPEHQLGTAYGIMQSVQNLGLAVISIVAGLIVDTSGYMMLEMFYMIWLCIALVATIAIALVDSGGDGYLLMSAATRKRDFPHPPADAKLNEAFDDKL